A genome region from Methylobacterium sp. FF17 includes the following:
- a CDS encoding ATPase: MRKTPPNRDVQREARDWRRETDRWVHERDVEKGYRIKWGYVGIAYLVEFMVIGASLWGAWLFAGVYSDGDSKAFYFMLLAPLVYAAVELCRVPLGILARTQRSYVIRMLAVIGIIFAAGVTTKSVSQLGEMMFHPRLMDAAKAKTALKDAQADRGTIDNRISAADARVAQYTTELDQIEKRAAENASQLAGLPPQRCERVYGTNSRGQRYSNMKCVTDPRTATLNASVAKAGTDRGGVTKLLEEARKARGELDRGAAERKVADAEQTYRNAVNRSQLHSFTAMVYGVDPIDVSEAQVHAFLRIFVFVPALCAAFASTILALCAVSVRSTFMDEDDLGATVDPAATPYMLDSITGALRAEMALNQARTAPDEPAAAPVAPGVAPAAQAAPPGGAVIPIDRRAPAQAVGAGAGA; the protein is encoded by the coding sequence ATGCGAAAGACGCCGCCCAACCGGGACGTGCAGCGGGAAGCCCGAGACTGGCGCCGGGAAACCGACCGGTGGGTCCACGAGCGTGACGTCGAGAAGGGCTACCGCATCAAGTGGGGCTATGTCGGCATCGCCTACCTCGTCGAGTTCATGGTCATCGGCGCCTCCCTGTGGGGCGCCTGGCTGTTCGCCGGGGTCTACAGCGACGGCGATTCGAAGGCGTTCTACTTCATGCTGCTGGCGCCGCTGGTCTACGCGGCGGTGGAACTCTGCCGCGTGCCGCTCGGCATCCTGGCGCGGACGCAGCGCTCCTACGTCATCCGCATGCTGGCGGTGATCGGCATCATCTTCGCGGCGGGCGTGACCACGAAGTCGGTGTCGCAGCTCGGCGAGATGATGTTCCATCCCCGCCTCATGGACGCCGCCAAGGCCAAGACCGCCCTGAAGGACGCCCAGGCCGATCGCGGCACCATCGACAACCGCATCTCCGCCGCGGATGCCCGCGTCGCGCAATACACCACCGAACTCGACCAGATCGAGAAGCGCGCGGCCGAGAACGCGAGCCAGCTCGCCGGCCTGCCGCCGCAGCGCTGCGAGCGCGTCTACGGCACCAACAGCCGGGGGCAGCGCTACTCGAACATGAAGTGCGTCACCGACCCGCGCACCGCTACCCTGAACGCCAGCGTCGCCAAGGCCGGCACGGACCGGGGCGGGGTGACGAAGCTTCTCGAGGAGGCCCGCAAGGCCCGGGGTGAGCTCGACCGGGGCGCGGCCGAGCGCAAGGTCGCCGATGCGGAGCAGACCTATCGCAACGCGGTCAACCGCTCGCAGCTGCATTCCTTCACCGCCATGGTCTACGGCGTCGATCCGATCGACGTGAGCGAGGCCCAGGTCCATGCCTTCCTGCGCATCTTCGTGTTCGTGCCGGCCCTCTGCGCGGCCTTCGCCTCCACGATCCTGGCGCTCTGCGCCGTCTCGGTGCGCTCGACCTTCATGGACGAGGACGACCTCGGCGCCACCGTCGACCCGGCGGCGACCCCCTACATGCTGGATTCGATCACCGGCGCACTGCGCGCGGAGATGGCCTTGAACCAGGCCCGCACCGCACCCGATGAGCCGGCGGCGGCACCCGTCGCACCCGGCGTCGCGCCCGCGGCGCAGGCGGCACCGCCCGGCGGCGCGGTGATCCCGATCGACCGGCGCGCCCCGGCCCAGGCCGTCGGCGCGGGAGCCGGCGCATGA